DNA from Candidatus Methylomirabilis sp.:
CCAGGCCATCGGCGCCCCGATGAGGACGCTCAGGATCCCCACCGCGGTGGCATAGATGAAGGAGTTGAGGACCGGCCCCTGGTAGATGGCCTCGCCGAAGGCCTCGACGAAGTTCCCAAAGGTAAAGCCGGCCGACGACTGGAAGGCGGTATAGACCAGGATGGCCAGGGGGGCGACGACCAGGACCGCGAGGATCGCCGAGTTGACGAGCCAGACCAGCGGCGTCCAGTCCACCCGCCGCCGGACCGCCAGCGCGGTTGTTCCCGTCCCGGCCGCCGCCCCCGCCATCGTTACACTCCGAACAGCTCGCGGAACTTCTTCTTGATCTCCTCGTCCCGCTTCTGCATCTCCTCCGGCTCGACCTTGATCAGCTTCAGTTCCTTGAGGGGGCGCTTGCCCTTCGGGTAGGTGACCTCCTCGTTGGGGACGTACAGGCCGTCATCGGCCATGATCTGCTGCGCCGTCTTGCTGAAGAGGAAGTCGGTGAAGACCTTGGCGGCGTTCGGGTGCGGCGCCTTGACCAGGATCGCGTTGGCCGACGAGATGAACGGCGCGCCCTCCTCGGGGAAGACGATCTCGACCGGGTTGCCCTTGACTACCGTGCGGTAGAAGTTGTACTCCCCGGCCACCCCGACCCAGGCCTCGCCTCCCGCCAGCTTCATCGGCGGGTCCTCGGCCGACTGGACGACCAGCGGGTTGTTCTTCGTGAGCGCGGCGTAGTAATCCCACCCGCCCATGACGCCGAGCAGACCGGTGATCCCGGTCATCACGACGCCGCTGTAGCCGGGATGGGCGTGGACCAGCTTGCCCTTCCACTTGGAGTCGGTGAGGTCCTTCCACCGCTTCGGGGCGTCGGCCTTGCTCACGTTCGTGGTGTTGTAGGCGATGACGTAGGGGGTGCCCCGCAGGACCGTGTAGTACCCGTCCCGGTCCCGGAAGCTGGGCTGGAACTTCTCCGCCCCGGCCGGCAGGTACCGCGTCAGCATCCCCTTCTGCTGGAATTCCAGGAAGTGGGAGATGTCGGACGTGTGGACCACGTCGGCGATGGCCAATCCGGCCGAGGCCTCCTGCATCA
Protein-coding regions in this window:
- a CDS encoding extracellular solute-binding protein; amino-acid sequence: MRYRGILTVLAATALALGLLRPAAAADPAVLEAAKKEGKVVWYSSLGLSVAQKVCDAFNKQNIGVTCELNRDGSQRIFQKLMQEASAGLAIADVVHTSDISHFLEFQQKGMLTRYLPAGAEKFQPSFRDRDGYYTVLRGTPYVIAYNTTNVSKADAPKRWKDLTDSKWKGKLVHAHPGYSGVVMTGITGLLGVMGGWDYYAALTKNNPLVVQSAEDPPMKLAGGEAWVGVAGEYNFYRTVVKGNPVEIVFPEEGAPFISSANAILVKAPHPNAAKVFTDFLFSKTAQQIMADDGLYVPNEEVTYPKGKRPLKELKLIKVEPEEMQKRDEEIKKKFRELFGV